In Candidatus Manganitrophus morganii, the genomic window TATGAAGTAGACCATAAATGTGTTGTAGCTGGCGCCGGCAGTCGTCGGCCCCCTGAAATAAAATCGACTCCATCCCGAGCCGTCGTGCGCTCTCCACATTGGGAAGATGGTCGTCGATGAAGACACAGGTAGCGGGAACCAATCCGTACCGGGAGAAGAGATGGTGAAAAATCTCGGCGTCCGGCTTGATCATTCGAATGTGCGCCGAGATCACCAGCCCCTTGAACTTCCCCCAAAAATCATATCGCCTCTGAAGATAGGCAAAGACATTCACCTGCATGTTCGACACACAATAAAGATGCATCCCTTCCTTCGACAGCTCTTCTAAAAGCGCGAATGTCGGCTGAATGGGGATGAGGGTCTCTCTTACAGTGTCCATCAATTTCTTCATCTCCGAGAGAGGCCGCCCCGATCGCCGCTGGAATAACAGAATCGCCGCTTCCTCGTCGAGGGTCCCTTTATCCAGGGCAAGCCAATCGGGATGTTGAAATACCTCCTTCTTGATGAGGGCCTGCGTCTTCGGGGCCTCCGGATAAAGCCGCGCTAAGATTTGGTCGGGCTTCCACTCCAGCAAAACACCGCCGAGGTCGAAAACAATGTTCTGAATAGACCGACTCATTAACCCTCCGCCATCAAATTCATTTCGGAATGAATTTCGTCCACCGCTCGAAAACGACGCCCCCGATCTTTTGTAGCCGGGGAAGGTGATCATCCACCTTGTCGACAATTTCCCGCCGATCAATCCGGCATTCCTTGAGTTCCTCGGAAAAAGTCTCCACCATCTCCCCAATGATCTTCTGAGTCACTTCCATATGGAACAGAAATCCGTAGGCGTGGGGTCCATAACGAAAGGCTTGGTGCTCTGTCTGCTCCGATCGGGCCAACGGGACCGCCCCTTCGGGGAGTTGAAAGAGATCCCCATGCCAATGATAGGCCGTGAAAACCGGTTCGATTCCTTTCCAGAGTCGATCGGTCTGCGCCTCTTGCGTCAGCTGCACCGGATGCCATCCGATCTCTTTTCTCTTCCCCGGCGCGACCGCCCCCCCCAATGCGGCCGCCAAGAGCTGGCTCCCGAGGCAAACCCCCAAGATCGGCTTTTCTTCTTTGAGGGCCTGCTCGATTAATCGCATCTCGTCCGAAAGGAAGGGATACCGAGGATGATCATACACCCCCATCGGTCCGCCCATTACGATGAGTCCGGCGGCATCTCCCATCGTCTTCGGAACAGGCATCCCTACGAAAGGCCGGATGTATTCCAGCGAGAGCTTCTCCGTCCCCAGGGAATCGGCAATGGTTCCCGGCGTCTCACAGCCAATGTGTTGGAGTACAAGAACGTTTGGAATCGATTTTCCTCCAAAAAGCCTTAAAACCTTTCATTGGTTCAGTATATCCCGTCTGGATGAGTCGGATGGCAATCTTTAGCACTTCTGTGCAAAAGCTGCAACCACTGACCGCCACCCGCTGGGCCCTTCTATTATAGACACCCCTATATAGGCTATTTTTTCTTTACTTTAGCCCAAACCTGTGTTATGAAGAAACAAGTTTCTTGTTGTTTTGGAGGTCTTTCTGCTTATCTTGATGGACCGATTCGACATTCAGGATCGATCCCCCACGACGCCGGGAATTTTCTTCCCCGCCCCGGTTTGCTTAATTCCTTTTCTCTCCAATTTACCCATCGAATATTTGAGGATGTAAAGATGCGTCTTAAAAAATTAGAGGTCTTCGGATTTAAATCGTTCTTCGACAAAACCGTGGTTACCTTTCAACCCGGCATCAATGCCATCGTCGGGCCGAACGGCTGCGGGAAGAGCAATCTGGCCGATGCCATCCTCTGGGTGCTGGGAGAGCAGAGCGCCAAAAACCTCCGCGGGGAAAAAATGGAAGATGTGATCTTCAACGGAACGGAGCAGCGCAAAGCGCTCGGGATGGCGGAGGTGTCTTTGACCTTCGGCGACATCGACAATGAACTCCCCCCTCCCTACTCCCCTTACGCCGAGATTACCGTCAGCCGGCGGCTCTTCCGCTCGGGCGAGAGCGAATATCTCATCAACAAGACGACCTGCCGGTTGAAAGATATCCGGGATCTATTGATCGATACCGGGGCCGGATACCGCGCCCATACCATCATCGAGCAGGGGAAGGTCGATGATCTGATCTCCGCCTCCCCGATGCAGCGGCGGGAGCTCGTCGAAGAAGCGGCCGGAATCGCCAAGTACCGCCTCCGGAAAGCGGAAGCCCTCCGCAAACTGGAAGCGACCGAACAGAACCTCACGCGCGTCCGCGATATCATCGGCGAGATCAAGCGGCAGATCAATTCCCTCGACCGCCAGGCACGAAAGGCGGAAAAATATCAGAAACTGCGGGAGGAGCTCCGCGCGCTGGAGCTGTGGGTCGCCCGCGCCGAGTGGGATCAGTGGTGCGGAACACGCGAGCTTTTGGAGCAGGAAGAGAGGGGGCTGCAGGAGACGGCGTCTTCGGAAGAGAACCGTCTCGCCGGGCTTGATCTGAAGCAGGCCGAGATCAAGCTCGCCTTGACGGAGCAGGAGCAGGCGCTGGGGCAGATTAAGACGCAGGTCTTCGAGATTGAAGGGAAGATCCAGCGGCTGGAAGGGCGGATTGAGACGATCCGCGCCCAGCGGAAAGAGTGGAGCGAGACCGAAGCGCGCAATCAGCAGGAGATCGGAGAGATCCGTCAGGCCGAAGCGAGCCTGAAAGCGGAAGAAGAACTCCTTGAGAAAGAGCGGGAAGAGATCGAGCGGGAACAACCGGAGCGGGAGCGGCTCCTCGCCGAACGGCAGGAAGAGTCGAGCCGGCGCGAAGAAGAGCTCAACCGTGAGATTGCCCGCCTGGAGCAGGAGAAGGTCGTTCTCTTCGAGCTCGCCTCGCGGCTCACCCAAGCGAACAATAACCTCCTCCACATTGAGCGGCGTAAAGAGGATCTCTTTAGACGTAAAGGGCGCGGCGCCCAGGAACTCGAAGCGGTCCAAGGGAAAAAACAAACGATCGAAGAGGCCGCCGGCCAGTTGAAAGGGGCATTGGAGCAAACACGGCAGCGTCTCTCGGAAAAGAGCGCCGCGCAGACCGCCGCCGCCGCCCGTTTAAAAGAAACGGAAGCCGACCTCAAAGCTCAGTCGGCCCGGCTCTCGCAGGCGAAGGAAGAGTGGGCCGCCCTGGCCGCTCAGGTCGCCTCCCGCGAAGGTTTTTACAGGGGGCTTCTCGGCTCGGGAACGGAGAGCTTGCTGGTCCAGCTCCAGGGAACTCACGGGATGGTCGCCGACTTTATCGACGTGCCGGCCCCCTACGAAAAAGCGATTGAAGCGGTGCTCGAGAGCCGTCTGCGGGGCATTATCGTGGAAGGACCGGCCGAGATCAAGCAGGGAATCGATCACCTCCGGCAATCTCAGATGGGGCGGGGAACGTTCTTCCCCCGCCAGCCCCGCGTTCGGAAGGAGGGAGCTCCCCCCCTCGAAGCGGGCCAAGACGGGGTCATCGGCCGCGCCCTCGATCTGGTGACCAGCCGCGAAGGGTATGACGCCCTGGCGAACGCCCTCCTCGGAGAGGTGGTTCTGGTTCGAGACCTCGACGTCGCCCTTCGGCTCTGGGAGAGCGCATCGGCCCCGACCGTCTGGGTCACCTTGCGTGGAGAGGTCTTGGATCCCTCCGGGGGGGTGACCGGGGGAGAGCGGGGTGAGACCGGTCTTCTTGAACAAAAGCGGGAGATCAAATCGTTATCCGACCAGATGGACCATCTTCATGAAGAGATCCGCCGGTTGGAAGGGGAAATCACTGAAACGCAGGGGACCCTCCAGACCACGCGGCAGGAGATCGAAACGCTGACGGCGGAGATCCGGTCGCTCGAGATGCAGCAACTGCACGAGCAGAAAGACCACAGCACCTCCCTCGTCGAAATTGATCGCCTCCAGAATGCGCTTCAAACGGTTCTCTTCGAGCAAGAGGAAGGAACGAAGGAAGAACGGGAACTCTTGCAGCAGGAAGAAGGAGAGCGGAACCGGATCGCCGAAGCGCAGCGCCTCAAGGGAGAAAAAGAGGCAGAAATTGTCCGCCAGCAGGAGCAGGTCGAGGCATTTCGGCAGAGCTTGGGGGGAATGAAAGAAGAGGTTGTCCGGTTAAAGATGGAAACGGCCTCCCTCAAAGAGCGGCATCGTCACCTCCTGGAGAAGCGGGACCGGGTCCGCCGGGCCCAGGAAGAGCTCGGGCAGCGATTCCAAGAGAAAGAGCGTCTTCTCGCCTCGCTCAAGGAGAAGTGGCGGGCGGCTGAAACAGAAGAGGCTGAAACAACCACGGCCATTTCGCAGGCCATGTCCGAACGGGAGGAAAAGGTCTCCCAGATCCGTGAGAAGACCGAGGTCCACGCCGCCGTTCTGGCGCAATTACAACAGATAGAGGAGGAGATCCACCAGGTTCGCTCGCAGCTGGACCAGACCCAGAAATCGCTCCAGGAGCGCGCCCTTCGCAAGATTGAAGCCCAGATGACGCAGGAAAAGATCCGGGAGACGATCTTCATGAATTATCAAATCGAGATCGCCGAGACGACTCCCCCTCCCCCCCCTTCTTCCGAAGAAGGAGCGTGGACGATGGACCAGGCGCGAGATCGCGCGGCAACGCTCCGGCGCGCGCTCGATGAGATGGGGCCGGTAAACATCGGCGCCATCGAAGAGTACCGCGAGCTGGAGACCCGCTACCAGTTCCTCACATCGCAGGAGACCGATTTAACCACTTCGATGGAGAGTCTCCGGCAGGCGATCGCCAAGATCAACAAAACCACGCAGAGTCTCTTCA contains:
- a CDS encoding HAD family phosphatase gives rise to the protein MSRSIQNIVFDLGGVLLEWKPDQILARLYPEAPKTQALIKKEVFQHPDWLALDKGTLDEEAAILLFQRRSGRPLSEMKKLMDTVRETLIPIQPTFALLEELSKEGMHLYCVSNMQVNVFAYLQRRYDFWGKFKGLVISAHIRMIKPDAEIFHHLFSRYGLVPATCVFIDDHLPNVESARRLGMESILFQGADDCRRQLQHIYGLLHTKRNDQPSSINSLNA
- a CDS encoding gamma-glutamyl-gamma-aminobutyrate hydrolase family protein (Members of this family of hydrolases with an active site Cys residue belong to MEROPS family C26.) is translated as MPVPKTMGDAAGLIVMGGPMGVYDHPRYPFLSDEMRLIEQALKEEKPILGVCLGSQLLAAALGGAVAPGKRKEIGWHPVQLTQEAQTDRLWKGIEPVFTAYHWHGDLFQLPEGAVPLARSEQTEHQAFRYGPHAYGFLFHMEVTQKIIGEMVETFSEELKECRIDRREIVDKVDDHLPRLQKIGGVVFERWTKFIPK
- the smc gene encoding chromosome segregation protein SMC, which translates into the protein MRLKKLEVFGFKSFFDKTVVTFQPGINAIVGPNGCGKSNLADAILWVLGEQSAKNLRGEKMEDVIFNGTEQRKALGMAEVSLTFGDIDNELPPPYSPYAEITVSRRLFRSGESEYLINKTTCRLKDIRDLLIDTGAGYRAHTIIEQGKVDDLISASPMQRRELVEEAAGIAKYRLRKAEALRKLEATEQNLTRVRDIIGEIKRQINSLDRQARKAEKYQKLREELRALELWVARAEWDQWCGTRELLEQEERGLQETASSEENRLAGLDLKQAEIKLALTEQEQALGQIKTQVFEIEGKIQRLEGRIETIRAQRKEWSETEARNQQEIGEIRQAEASLKAEEELLEKEREEIEREQPERERLLAERQEESSRREEELNREIARLEQEKVVLFELASRLTQANNNLLHIERRKEDLFRRKGRGAQELEAVQGKKQTIEEAAGQLKGALEQTRQRLSEKSAAQTAAAARLKETEADLKAQSARLSQAKEEWAALAAQVASREGFYRGLLGSGTESLLVQLQGTHGMVADFIDVPAPYEKAIEAVLESRLRGIIVEGPAEIKQGIDHLRQSQMGRGTFFPRQPRVRKEGAPPLEAGQDGVIGRALDLVTSREGYDALANALLGEVVLVRDLDVALRLWESASAPTVWVTLRGEVLDPSGGVTGGERGETGLLEQKREIKSLSDQMDHLHEEIRRLEGEITETQGTLQTTRQEIETLTAEIRSLEMQQLHEQKDHSTSLVEIDRLQNALQTVLFEQEEGTKEERELLQQEEGERNRIAEAQRLKGEKEAEIVRQQEQVEAFRQSLGGMKEEVVRLKMETASLKERHRHLLEKRDRVRRAQEELGQRFQEKERLLASLKEKWRAAETEEAETTTAISQAMSEREEKVSQIREKTEVHAAVLAQLQQIEEEIHQVRSQLDQTQKSLQERALRKIEAQMTQEKIRETIFMNYQIEIAETTPPPPPSSEEGAWTMDQARDRAATLRRALDEMGPVNIGAIEEYRELETRYQFLTSQETDLTTSMESLRQAIAKINKTTQSLFTDTFHLLNEKFKQVFVSFFGGGNAELILLDEAHPLESGIEMVAQPPGKKPRSITLLSGGEKALTAISLLFATFLIHPSPFCLLDEIDAPLDEENTRRFTKAIDDMSQQTQFIVITHNKRTMEIADVLYGVTMEETGLSRLISVDLNEKERTNGNGHPVGAPVTSDSI